A region of Mesoplodon densirostris isolate mMesDen1 chromosome 11, mMesDen1 primary haplotype, whole genome shotgun sequence DNA encodes the following proteins:
- the CLEC2D gene encoding C-type lectin domain family 2 member D translates to MTVEETFLKILQTDPTSRESMEEGRSGKDLQRKFLPITSPVIPLYCCIIMIMVLATIVVVLSTFLAVRNTKPVSYVLYATCPKEWIGFGSKCFYFSEDTRNWTFSQTFCTSLESVLAQFENEEEMNFLKRYKGPSDHWIGLRRESSHHVWKWTDSTEYNVTFLIKGVGECAYLNDVGLSSARSYTDRKWICSKTNNNVSMDLNT, encoded by the exons ATGACTGTGGAGGAAACTTTTTTGAAGATCTTACAGACAGACCCTACCTCCAGAGAAAGCATGGAGGAGGGACGATCTG GTAAAGATCTCCAAAGAAAATTCCTACCAATTACATCTCCTGTAATCCCACTTTATTGTTGCATCATCATGATTATGGTCCTAGCTACAATTGTGGTGGTACTTTCCACTTTTTTGGCAG TGAGAAACACAAAGCCGGTCTCATATGTTCTGTATGCTACCTGCCCAAAAGAATGGATTGGATTTGGAagtaagtgtttttatttttctgaagacaCAAGGAATTGGACATTCAGCCAGACATTCTGTACCTCATTAGAATCTGTTCTTGCTCAGTTTGAAAACGAGGAGGAGATG AACTTCCTGAAAAGATATAAAGGCCCTTCTGACCATTGGATTGGCCTTAGAAGAGAATCATCACATCATGTTTGGAAATGGACAGACAGCACTGAATATAATGTCAC ATTTCTTATCAAAGGAGTTGGGGAATGTGCCTACCTGAATGACGTTGGACTTAGTAGTGCCAGGAGCTACACAGATAGAAAGTGGATTTGCAGCAAGACAAATAATAATGTCTCCATGGacttaaatacttaa